A window of the Emys orbicularis isolate rEmyOrb1 chromosome 1, rEmyOrb1.hap1, whole genome shotgun sequence genome harbors these coding sequences:
- the CDKN1B gene encoding cyclin-dependent kinase inhibitor 1B translates to MSNVRISNGSPTLERMEARQSEYPKPSACRNLFGPVNHEELNRDLKKHRKDMEEACQRKWNFDFQNHKPLPGRFEWQAVEKGSSPDFYFRPPWPPKVACKSATHESLDVNGNCPTVIVVGSQGISEDTHFVDQKTDVSENQTDLADQCSGQRKRPATDDSSPQPKRANTTEEEVSEESPSASSVEQTPKKSSPRRRQT, encoded by the exons atgtcaaACGTACGTATTTCGAATGGGAGCCCGACCCTGGAGCGGATGGAAGCCCGGCAGTCGGAGTATCCCAAGCCTTCAGCTTGCAGGAACCTCTTTGGGCCCGTGAATCACGAAGAGTTAAACAGGGACTTAAAGAAGCACCGCAAGGACATGGAAGAGGCATGTCAAAGGAAGTGGAATTTTGATTTCCAGAATCACAAGCCCCTGCCTGGCAGGTTCGAGTGGCAAGCCGTGGAGAAAGGGAGCTCGCCCGACTTCTACTTCAGACCCCCGTGGCCCCCCAAAGTCGCTTGCAAATCTGCCACCCATGAGAGTTTGGATGTAAATGGAAACTGCCCAACGGTGATTGTAGTCGGTTCTCAGGGAATCTCAGAGGACACTCACTTTGTAGATCAAAAAACTGATGTATCTGAAAATCAAACGGACTTAGCAGACCAGTGCAGTGGGCAAAGAAAACGACCAGCGACGGATG ATTCTTCTCCTCAGCCTAAAAGAGCCAACACAACAGAAGAAGAGGTTTCAGAAGAATCCCCCAGTGCCAGCTCAGTGGAGCAAACACCCAAGAAATCCAGCCCAAGAAGACGTCAAACGTAA